A single Calidifontibacter indicus DNA region contains:
- a CDS encoding sulfate ABC transporter substrate-binding protein, which translates to MSRHPRLALAAAATAAAMALSACAGGGASDTAAAGTSSGNSGGAAAKAGTINLYAYAVPKVGFDKVIPGFNATAQGKGVTFQQSYGASGDQSRKVAAGAVADFVNFSVEPDITRLVDAGLVKSDWNANQHKGIPFGSVVTIVTRKGNPKGIKDWDDLLKPGVEVVTPNPFSSGSAKWNLLAPYAAKSDGGKNPAAGLAYLEKLIGQHVKVQPKSGREATETFLQGTGDVLLSYENEALFAERNGDPVEHHTPSTTFKIENPVAVLSKSKNLATATAFRDYLFTPAAQRLWAQAGFRPVDPTVAAEFAKDFPTPAKLWTIADLGGWKAVDNSLFKKKTGSIAVIYDKATA; encoded by the coding sequence ATGAGCCGTCATCCCCGCCTCGCCCTCGCCGCCGCAGCGACCGCCGCAGCCATGGCACTGTCGGCCTGCGCGGGCGGTGGTGCGAGCGACACCGCGGCCGCGGGCACCTCCTCCGGCAACTCCGGGGGCGCCGCCGCCAAGGCGGGCACGATCAACCTCTACGCCTACGCGGTGCCGAAGGTCGGCTTCGACAAGGTGATCCCCGGCTTCAACGCGACGGCGCAGGGCAAGGGCGTCACCTTCCAGCAGTCCTACGGAGCCTCCGGCGACCAGTCCCGCAAGGTCGCCGCCGGTGCTGTTGCCGACTTCGTCAACTTCTCCGTCGAGCCCGACATCACCCGACTGGTCGACGCCGGCCTGGTGAAGTCGGACTGGAACGCGAACCAGCACAAGGGAATTCCGTTCGGCTCGGTGGTCACCATCGTCACCCGCAAGGGCAACCCCAAGGGGATCAAGGATTGGGACGACCTGCTCAAACCGGGCGTCGAGGTCGTGACCCCCAACCCGTTCAGCTCCGGCTCGGCCAAATGGAACCTGCTCGCGCCGTACGCCGCCAAGAGCGACGGCGGCAAGAACCCCGCGGCCGGGTTGGCCTACCTGGAGAAGCTGATCGGCCAGCACGTGAAGGTGCAGCCGAAGTCGGGCCGCGAGGCCACCGAGACCTTCCTGCAGGGCACGGGCGACGTGCTGCTCAGCTACGAGAACGAAGCCCTCTTCGCCGAGCGCAACGGCGACCCCGTCGAGCACCACACCCCGAGCACCACCTTCAAGATCGAGAACCCGGTCGCGGTGTTGTCCAAGAGCAAGAACCTCGCCACGGCGACGGCGTTCCGCGACTACCTGTTCACCCCGGCCGCGCAACGGCTCTGGGCGCAGGCCGGCTTCCGTCCGGTCGACCCGACGGTTGCGGCCGAGTTCGCGAAAGACTTCCCGACGCCCGCGAAACTGTGGACGATCGCCGACCTCGGCGGTTGGAAGGCGGTCGACAACTCGCTGTTCAAGAAGAAGACCGGTTCGATCGCCGTCATCTACGACAAGGCGACGGCCTGA
- a CDS encoding winged helix-turn-helix domain-containing protein: MNPRQVTQPVAPVDAAPTETLTMAQARRIALAAQGFHDRRPEPFGATMRHVQRVIDRVGIIQIDSVNVLSRSQYLPLFSRLGPYDTALLDRARDVAPRRLVEYWAHEASLIPPATWPHLTFRMRRAEADSWGGMQRVAREQAELVATVEAEVRAHGPLTAREVESRLEHDTPRSKDNWGWNWSAVKNALEHLFWAGRITSAGRTTQFERRYAAVESTFPPAARAAASPDNRPPLEESFVELVRIAARAHGIGSELCLRDYFRLKGAQARPAIDELVRLGELRPVQVRGWKRPAYLHVDAARPRRTDAEALLSPFDSLVWQRDRTHELFDFHYRIEIYTPAADRVHGYYVLPFLHGGELVGRVDLKADRKSSVLRAQRISWEPRVSPAAVEALGRNLRSMADWLELTDVAMP, translated from the coding sequence ATGAACCCTCGACAAGTCACGCAGCCGGTCGCGCCGGTCGACGCCGCCCCGACCGAGACCCTCACGATGGCCCAAGCGCGCCGAATCGCGTTGGCCGCGCAGGGTTTCCACGACCGCCGCCCCGAGCCGTTCGGCGCGACGATGCGGCATGTCCAGCGGGTCATCGACCGCGTCGGCATCATCCAGATCGACAGCGTCAACGTGCTGTCCCGCAGCCAGTACCTCCCGTTGTTCTCGCGCCTCGGGCCCTACGACACCGCGCTGCTCGACCGGGCCCGCGATGTCGCTCCGCGCCGACTGGTGGAGTACTGGGCCCACGAGGCGTCGCTGATTCCGCCGGCCACCTGGCCCCACCTCACCTTCCGGATGCGCCGCGCCGAGGCCGACTCGTGGGGCGGCATGCAGCGGGTGGCCCGGGAGCAGGCCGAACTCGTCGCGACGGTCGAGGCGGAGGTGCGCGCGCACGGCCCGCTCACCGCCCGGGAGGTCGAGTCCCGCCTCGAACACGACACCCCGCGCAGCAAGGACAACTGGGGGTGGAACTGGAGCGCCGTCAAGAACGCGCTCGAGCACCTGTTCTGGGCCGGCCGCATCACCAGCGCGGGTCGCACAACCCAGTTCGAACGCCGATATGCCGCAGTCGAATCCACCTTCCCTCCGGCGGCCCGAGCGGCTGCTTCCCCTGACAACCGCCCGCCGCTCGAGGAGTCCTTCGTCGAACTGGTCCGCATCGCGGCGCGGGCCCACGGCATCGGGTCAGAACTGTGCCTGCGCGACTACTTCCGGTTGAAGGGCGCCCAGGCGCGACCCGCGATCGACGAGCTCGTGCGACTGGGGGAGTTGCGTCCGGTGCAGGTGCGGGGTTGGAAGCGGCCGGCCTACCTGCACGTCGACGCGGCCCGTCCTCGCCGCACCGATGCCGAGGCGCTGCTCAGCCCGTTCGACTCGCTCGTCTGGCAGCGCGACCGCACCCACGAACTGTTCGACTTCCACTACCGCATCGAGATCTACACCCCGGCCGCCGATCGGGTGCACGGCTACTACGTGCTGCCCTTCCTGCACGGCGGCGAGTTGGTCGGACGCGTCGACCTCAAGGCCGATCGCAAGTCGAGTGTGCTTCGGGCCCAACGGATCTCCTGGGAGCCGCGGGTTTCCCCGGCGGCCGTCGAAGCGCTCGGTCGCAACCTGCGGTCGATGGCCGACTGGCTCGAACTCACCGACGTCGCGATGCCGTAA
- the cysT gene encoding sulfate ABC transporter permease subunit CysT — MTATATDAQGASVTLEAPSAGPPRGVPEPTPSEPGRRVGVRRAGPTLGIGIVGLWLSVIVLLPLAALTARSFDDGWSGYWDAVTAPTALASLRVTILVAVVVAVVNAVMGTLIAWVLVRDDFPGKGVVNALIDLPFALPTIVASIVLLSLYGPNSPIGIHLNATRPGLVVALAFVTLPFVVRSVQPVLIELDREVEEAATSLGASNWVTFRRVVLPTLAPAVIGGTGLAFARAIGEYGSVVLIGGNIPRETQVASQYIQQQVETDSPVDAAAVSITLLAVAFVTLAVLRWYAGRAQRREQEAQ; from the coding sequence ATGACGGCCACCGCCACCGACGCGCAGGGTGCCTCCGTCACACTGGAGGCGCCCTCCGCGGGCCCACCCCGCGGCGTCCCGGAGCCCACCCCGTCCGAGCCCGGTCGACGCGTCGGGGTTCGCCGCGCCGGGCCCACCCTCGGCATCGGCATCGTCGGGCTCTGGCTCAGCGTCATCGTGCTGTTGCCGCTCGCCGCCCTCACCGCGCGGTCGTTCGACGACGGCTGGAGCGGCTACTGGGACGCGGTCACCGCGCCCACCGCGCTCGCGTCGCTGCGGGTGACCATCCTGGTCGCCGTCGTCGTCGCGGTCGTCAACGCGGTGATGGGCACCCTCATCGCATGGGTGCTCGTGCGCGACGACTTCCCGGGCAAGGGCGTCGTCAACGCACTGATCGACCTGCCGTTCGCGCTGCCGACGATCGTGGCCAGCATCGTTCTGCTGTCGCTCTACGGCCCGAACAGCCCGATCGGCATCCACCTCAACGCAACCCGTCCGGGGCTGGTCGTGGCGCTCGCGTTCGTGACCTTGCCGTTCGTCGTCCGGTCGGTGCAACCGGTGCTCATCGAACTCGACCGCGAGGTCGAGGAAGCGGCCACCTCGCTGGGGGCGTCGAACTGGGTGACCTTCCGCCGGGTGGTGCTGCCGACCCTCGCACCGGCCGTGATCGGCGGCACCGGGCTGGCGTTCGCCCGGGCGATCGGCGAGTACGGATCGGTGGTGCTCATCGGCGGCAACATCCCGCGCGAGACGCAGGTGGCCTCGCAGTACATCCAGCAACAGGTCGAGACCGACAGTCCGGTCGATGCGGCCGCCGTGTCGATCACCCTGCTCGCCGTCGCGTTCGTCACCCTCGCGGTGCTGCGGTGGTACGCCGGTCGCGCGCAGCGCAGGGAACAGGAGGCGCAGTGA
- a CDS encoding EamA family transporter encodes MAVMTHDEVRAEPSVTARSGLWWALISAASFGGSGSLGRGLIELGWSPAAAVLFRVLIAALALTVPTLLALRGRWQLLRADAGLVIAYGLIAVAGTQFAYFNAVQTMPVAMALLVEYAAPIAVVLFLWLRHGQRPSVLTSAGAVVAIGGLVLVLDLVSGASVDGAGMFWALLAMAGAAVYFVLSAHDTHLPPIALAGGGLWVGAVAMALGCVTGLMPYSTATGDVSFTIGDVPWWVALVALGLVTAALAYVAGIFASRALGSRLASFVALIEVLFSLLFGMVLLGQQPAAVQLLGGLLILGGVVLVKLGEPVPELEPDVPDPT; translated from the coding sequence ATGGCAGTGATGACTCATGACGAAGTGCGCGCCGAACCCTCCGTCACCGCCCGGTCGGGCCTGTGGTGGGCGCTGATCTCGGCCGCGTCCTTCGGTGGTTCGGGAAGCCTCGGCCGCGGACTCATCGAACTCGGCTGGTCGCCGGCCGCCGCCGTGCTGTTCCGGGTGCTCATCGCCGCGCTCGCCCTCACCGTGCCGACCCTGCTCGCCCTGCGCGGGCGCTGGCAGTTGCTGCGGGCCGACGCCGGACTCGTCATCGCCTACGGCCTCATTGCGGTGGCCGGCACCCAGTTCGCCTACTTCAACGCCGTCCAGACGATGCCGGTGGCGATGGCGCTGCTGGTCGAGTACGCGGCGCCGATCGCCGTGGTGCTCTTCCTGTGGCTGCGGCACGGCCAGCGTCCAAGTGTGCTCACCAGCGCCGGCGCGGTGGTGGCCATCGGCGGCCTCGTGCTGGTGCTCGACCTGGTCTCCGGAGCGAGCGTCGACGGCGCCGGCATGTTCTGGGCGCTTCTCGCGATGGCGGGAGCGGCCGTCTACTTCGTGCTGTCCGCGCACGACACCCACCTGCCGCCGATCGCACTCGCCGGCGGCGGCCTGTGGGTCGGAGCCGTCGCGATGGCGCTGGGCTGCGTCACCGGCCTTATGCCCTACAGCACCGCCACCGGCGACGTCTCGTTCACAATCGGCGACGTGCCGTGGTGGGTCGCCCTCGTCGCGCTCGGCTTGGTGACCGCGGCGCTCGCCTACGTCGCCGGCATCTTCGCCTCGCGCGCCCTGGGGTCGCGCCTGGCGTCGTTCGTCGCCCTGATCGAGGTGTTGTTCTCGTTGCTGTTCGGCATGGTGCTGCTCGGTCAACAGCCCGCCGCGGTGCAACTGCTCGGCGGCCTGCTGATCCTCGGGGGTGTGGTGCTGGTGAAGCTCGGCGAACCCGTGCCCGAACTCGAACCCGACGTGCCCGACCCCACCTGA
- a CDS encoding CGNR zinc finger domain-containing protein yields MRFAHDTEPALRAAVRLVNSAEEPDTMTTLAQLREFYRDEGYTGRAPRGADDLAAVRDLRPRLRALLTADRDHAAKLVNEVFTEVATQPRLVRHDDLDWHLHMVEDDSPLAVRVLVETATAMVDLIRADEFSRLSLCAADDCTGVVLDLTRNRSKIFCSPACSNGAAVAAYRERRRRAD; encoded by the coding sequence GTGCGCTTTGCTCATGACACCGAACCGGCCCTGCGGGCCGCGGTCCGCCTGGTCAACAGCGCCGAGGAACCCGACACGATGACCACGCTCGCCCAGTTGCGCGAGTTCTATCGCGACGAGGGCTACACCGGCCGCGCCCCGCGCGGCGCCGACGACCTGGCCGCCGTCCGCGACCTGCGCCCGCGCCTGCGCGCCCTGCTCACCGCCGACCGCGACCACGCCGCCAAACTGGTCAACGAGGTCTTCACGGAGGTCGCCACCCAGCCCCGACTCGTGCGCCACGACGATCTCGACTGGCACCTGCACATGGTCGAGGACGACAGCCCGCTGGCCGTCCGCGTGCTCGTCGAGACCGCCACCGCGATGGTCGACCTGATCCGAGCCGACGAGTTCTCGCGCCTGTCGCTGTGCGCGGCCGACGACTGCACCGGCGTCGTGCTCGACCTCACCCGCAACCGCTCGAAGATCTTCTGCTCCCCCGCGTGCAGCAACGGGGCCGCGGTCGCGGCATACCGCGAACGTCGGCGCCGCGCCGACTGA
- the cysW gene encoding sulfate ABC transporter permease subunit CysW — MKPSTPARLGLRTIALLYLFALLVVPIVLILVRTFGPGLDAFLASVRTPAAISALNLSLLIVAIVVPLNVVFGVATALALARGRFPGKGLLQAVVDLPFAVSPIVVGVSLIMLWGAGGWFGGVESLGFQVIFGLPGMVIATIFVTLPFVVREVEPVLHEIGTEQEQAAATLGATGWQTFRRITLPAIRWGLTYGIVLTVARALGEFGAVIMVSSGFPGVSQTLTLLVHSRYIDDHNTYGAYAAATLLMGLALATLLGMALLDRLRRKR, encoded by the coding sequence GTGAAACCGTCGACCCCCGCCCGCCTCGGGCTGCGCACCATCGCGCTGCTCTACCTCTTCGCGCTGCTGGTCGTGCCGATCGTGCTGATCCTGGTGCGCACCTTCGGGCCGGGCCTGGACGCCTTCCTGGCCTCGGTGCGCACCCCGGCCGCGATCTCGGCGCTCAACCTGTCGCTGCTCATCGTGGCGATCGTGGTGCCCCTCAACGTGGTCTTCGGCGTCGCCACCGCCCTCGCCCTGGCGCGCGGACGCTTCCCCGGCAAAGGCTTGCTGCAGGCCGTCGTCGACCTGCCGTTCGCGGTGTCGCCGATCGTCGTCGGTGTCTCGCTGATCATGCTGTGGGGCGCGGGCGGCTGGTTCGGCGGCGTCGAGTCGCTCGGCTTCCAGGTGATCTTCGGCCTGCCCGGCATGGTCATCGCGACCATCTTCGTCACCTTGCCGTTCGTCGTCCGTGAGGTCGAGCCCGTGCTGCACGAGATCGGCACCGAGCAGGAGCAGGCCGCCGCAACGCTCGGCGCCACCGGCTGGCAGACCTTCCGCCGCATCACCCTGCCGGCGATCCGCTGGGGCCTCACCTACGGAATCGTGCTGACGGTCGCGCGGGCGCTCGGCGAATTCGGTGCGGTGATCATGGTCAGCTCCGGCTTCCCCGGCGTCTCCCAGACGCTCACCCTGCTCGTGCACTCCCGCTACATCGACGACCACAACACGTACGGCGCCTACGCCGCCGCCACCCTGCTGATGGGTCTCGCGCTCGCCACCCTGCTCGGCATGGCCCTGCTCGACCGCTTGAGGAGAAAACGATGA
- the hpf gene encoding ribosome hibernation-promoting factor, HPF/YfiA family — protein MEITVTGRHTSVPERFQRHIEEKLAKVNQLDPRVTRCEVIVSHEPNPRQAKEAERVEITCYGKRAVIRAEASADDTYAALDLAATRLGERLRRQHDKRRVHRGGRKAPKSVHDATAPLADLDLSNAPGDEEQEPPIPDSIARIGGDVDCPVELREKTHRTSPMTVDQAIGHMEAVGHDFFFFHDVDADRPTVVYRRRGWSYGMITLDVEEKAEESA, from the coding sequence ATGGAGATCACGGTCACCGGACGTCACACGTCGGTACCCGAGCGTTTTCAGCGTCACATCGAGGAGAAGCTGGCGAAGGTCAACCAGCTCGACCCACGGGTCACCCGTTGCGAGGTCATCGTCTCGCACGAACCCAACCCACGGCAGGCCAAGGAAGCCGAGCGGGTGGAGATCACCTGTTACGGCAAGCGCGCGGTGATTCGCGCGGAGGCGAGCGCCGACGACACGTACGCGGCCCTGGACCTTGCAGCGACACGGCTCGGCGAGCGATTGCGTCGCCAGCACGACAAGCGTCGCGTGCACCGCGGCGGCCGCAAGGCCCCGAAGTCCGTGCACGACGCGACCGCACCGCTGGCTGACCTCGACCTCTCGAACGCACCCGGCGACGAGGAGCAGGAGCCCCCGATTCCCGACTCGATCGCTCGCATCGGCGGCGACGTCGACTGCCCGGTGGAGTTGCGCGAGAAGACCCACCGCACGTCCCCGATGACCGTCGATCAGGCGATCGGCCACATGGAAGCGGTCGGACACGACTTCTTCTTCTTCCACGACGTCGACGCCGACCGACCGACCGTCGTCTACCGACGCCGCGGCTGGTCCTACGGAATGATCACCCTCGACGTCGAGGAGAAGGCGGAAGAGTCCGCCTGA
- a CDS encoding LpqB family beta-propeller domain-containing protein produces MTPDEAGRAALRATVAVLTAFVLAACAGLPGSSSVQARRPIADAPTAPPANVEFYGPQADAAPVDLVKGFLRANGSVDEDFAVAREYLTTDASRSWAPSGRVAITQGERDFVVTEVSTGRVTLTVTQWAELDGGGHLRQFSTPTHRTVDIGLTQVNGQWRISRLPADFGPYLSTTDFRDRTYAPYTVYLAEKRTHTLVADQQWFPRTGVTAALARAVLRGVPEWMAQREGSMPDFNQVPGGTRLAVDAVPISADGVATVDLTESVRSADANSRTALWAAMMATLNQVPRVHRVAITVGGSRLGASNLPTNPVTPGDVGYNVPASVDNGVMVRVDQSLRWQIDGSTNGPARTPTRPTLPTMNRNWYLLSSDTDGSQIAGISGDRKTLGRWISGGAVYQVPAFGRQLTRPSFNGLDELWLAGLSLSRAGPDREVSSGATVWMMDTTNFVSTTRPQAISVPWLGDSQVLSLKSARDGQRIALVTRAPNGTTKLQLALVIRDANGQATALSNPIDVGQAVSDVVDVAWADDVTLAVITGTGDQPRQVIEVPLSGFVNPMGTVTGATEIVATGRGTGDLYVHTSEPAVQERIGGGWRKMSGVSEVIAPGA; encoded by the coding sequence ATGACCCCCGACGAGGCCGGACGCGCCGCGCTGCGAGCCACGGTCGCAGTGCTCACCGCGTTCGTGCTCGCCGCCTGCGCCGGGCTGCCCGGATCGAGCTCGGTGCAGGCCCGCAGGCCGATCGCGGACGCGCCGACCGCGCCACCGGCGAACGTGGAGTTCTACGGCCCGCAGGCCGATGCGGCGCCGGTCGACCTGGTGAAGGGATTCCTACGGGCCAACGGCAGCGTCGACGAAGACTTCGCCGTCGCACGGGAGTACCTCACCACCGACGCCAGCCGCAGCTGGGCGCCGAGCGGCCGGGTGGCGATCACCCAGGGCGAACGCGACTTCGTCGTGACCGAGGTGTCCACCGGCCGAGTCACCTTGACGGTGACGCAATGGGCAGAGCTGGACGGCGGCGGCCACCTGCGGCAGTTCTCGACGCCCACCCACCGCACCGTCGACATCGGCCTCACCCAGGTGAACGGTCAGTGGCGCATCTCCCGACTTCCTGCCGACTTCGGGCCCTACCTGTCAACGACCGACTTCCGAGACCGCACCTATGCGCCCTACACGGTGTACCTCGCCGAGAAGCGCACCCACACCCTGGTCGCCGACCAGCAGTGGTTCCCGCGCACCGGAGTGACCGCCGCCCTCGCCCGGGCGGTGTTGCGCGGCGTGCCGGAGTGGATGGCGCAGCGCGAGGGCTCCATGCCCGACTTCAACCAGGTGCCCGGCGGCACCCGCCTGGCCGTCGACGCGGTGCCGATCAGCGCCGACGGGGTGGCCACCGTCGACCTCACCGAGAGCGTCCGCAGCGCCGACGCCAACTCCCGCACCGCGCTGTGGGCGGCGATGATGGCGACCCTCAACCAGGTGCCGCGGGTGCACCGCGTGGCGATCACCGTCGGCGGCTCCCGGCTCGGCGCGTCGAACCTTCCCACGAACCCGGTCACGCCCGGCGATGTCGGCTACAACGTGCCGGCCTCGGTCGACAACGGGGTGATGGTGCGGGTCGACCAGTCGCTTCGCTGGCAGATCGACGGCTCCACCAACGGCCCCGCGCGCACCCCGACCCGGCCGACGCTGCCGACCATGAACCGCAACTGGTACCTGCTGTCCAGCGACACCGACGGCAGTCAGATCGCCGGCATCAGCGGCGACCGCAAGACCCTCGGGCGCTGGATCAGCGGCGGCGCCGTCTACCAGGTACCGGCCTTCGGACGACAGCTGACCCGTCCCAGCTTCAACGGTCTCGACGAGTTGTGGCTCGCCGGCCTGTCCCTGTCACGGGCGGGCCCCGACCGCGAGGTTTCCAGCGGCGCGACCGTCTGGATGATGGACACCACCAACTTTGTCTCGACCACCCGTCCGCAAGCGATCTCGGTGCCCTGGTTGGGCGACTCGCAGGTGCTCTCGCTGAAGTCGGCCCGCGACGGCCAACGGATAGCCCTGGTGACCCGGGCTCCGAACGGCACCACGAAACTTCAACTCGCGCTGGTGATCCGCGACGCGAACGGTCAGGCCACCGCGTTGTCCAACCCCATCGACGTCGGGCAGGCGGTCAGCGATGTCGTCGATGTCGCCTGGGCCGACGACGTGACCCTCGCCGTCATCACCGGCACCGGGGATCAGCCACGGCAGGTGATCGAGGTGCCGCTCAGCGGGTTCGTCAACCCGATGGGCACCGTCACCGGCGCCACCGAGATCGTCGCCACCGGGCGCGGCACCGGCGACCTCTACGTGCACACCTCCGAACCCGCCGTCCAGGAACGCATCGGCGGTGGCTGGCGCAAGATGAGCGGCGTCAGCGAGGTCATCGCGCCGGGTGCCTGA
- a CDS encoding TOBE-like domain-containing protein, with translation MSFLGSVARLAGHLVRPHDIALHRSRAAAEQLDARVGGAAGVIAAVVDRVVRLGFEVRVDLHADSGEVFSAQLTRAEADALDLRAGDEVFAHTVEPVNPAETEPALAI, from the coding sequence ATGTCGTTCCTCGGCTCGGTCGCCCGCCTGGCCGGGCACCTGGTGCGACCGCACGACATCGCGCTGCACCGATCGCGCGCGGCTGCCGAGCAACTCGACGCGCGGGTCGGCGGCGCGGCCGGGGTGATCGCTGCCGTGGTCGACCGGGTGGTGCGGCTCGGCTTCGAGGTGCGGGTCGACCTGCACGCCGACAGCGGCGAGGTGTTCAGTGCCCAGCTCACCCGGGCGGAGGCCGACGCGCTCGATCTGCGCGCGGGCGACGAGGTCTTCGCGCACACCGTCGAACCGGTGAACCCGGCCGAGACGGAGCCGGCGCTGGCCATCTGA
- a CDS encoding ComF family protein, with translation MGWFGRLAAGLDDLGELAAPRVCGGCGRAHHRWCDGCAHWLVAALADEPLGRVQRDVPVFPDCWTALAYDGPLVRALPAYKDDARTDLLAPLATVLRHALTGALTDRPELVRAHRAGRLVLVCVPSGARSTRERGRLPLLDLVRRATAGSGLAVAPPQSLRFVRTVEDQGGLSADRRATNLRGAMRAQSVAGRTCLLVDDIVTSGATLAESARALWAGGAREVQAVTLAGAVLRRSPG, from the coding sequence GTGGGGTGGTTCGGACGGCTGGCGGCGGGCCTGGACGATCTCGGCGAACTCGCCGCGCCGCGCGTCTGTGGCGGATGCGGCCGAGCCCACCACCGTTGGTGCGACGGTTGCGCGCACTGGCTCGTGGCGGCGCTCGCCGACGAGCCGCTGGGCCGGGTGCAGCGCGACGTGCCGGTGTTCCCCGACTGCTGGACGGCGCTCGCCTACGACGGGCCGCTGGTGCGGGCGTTGCCTGCTTACAAGGACGACGCGCGCACCGATCTGCTCGCGCCGTTGGCGACCGTGTTGCGGCACGCACTGACCGGGGCGTTGACCGATCGACCCGAGCTCGTGCGGGCACACCGAGCCGGACGTCTGGTGCTGGTCTGCGTGCCGTCCGGCGCACGCTCGACCCGCGAGCGCGGACGGCTGCCGCTACTCGATCTGGTGCGGCGCGCGACCGCGGGCTCGGGCCTCGCGGTCGCACCACCGCAGAGCCTGCGATTCGTCCGGACGGTCGAGGACCAGGGTGGGCTCTCGGCCGACCGCCGGGCGACGAACCTGCGCGGGGCGATGCGGGCGCAGTCCGTCGCAGGACGCACCTGCCTGCTCGTCGACGACATCGTCACCTCGGGGGCGACGCTGGCCGAATCGGCGCGCGCGTTGTGGGCCGGCGGCGCGCGCGAGGTGCAGGCGGTGACCCTCGCCGGCGCGGTGCTGCGCCGGTCGCCGGGCTGA